A single window of Carassius gibelio isolate Cgi1373 ecotype wild population from Czech Republic chromosome A19, carGib1.2-hapl.c, whole genome shotgun sequence DNA harbors:
- the dus3l gene encoding tRNA-dihydrouridine(47) synthase [NAD(P)(+)]-like isoform X2: MESAVEQQRGTALIKEQFLTTKDKFHEFLASGRPRPSRDEADGDSEEPSGEPEKKKVKLDREDDEKQKKKKMRGQNKSRPHIKPQSYEERRLCPSIVQERDTKCFYGDKCRFLHDVSEYLSSKAQDLGDQCPLFNSFGWCQYGLTCRFSKAHTSPELKNLRNQDVCGRSTDTVTNLLDKDLQRRLRKKQERFPGAEAFLKSVGRGEKPAAPGADTTDAAVPPVKTLGPITDADIFKLRPSEKKQVDFRDKLYLAPLTTCGNLPFRRVCKRFGADITCGEMAMCTNLLQGQTSEWALLKRHASEDVFGVQLEGCFPDTMTRCAELLNQYVDVDFVDINSGCPIDLVYKKGGGCGLMTRTSKFEQIVRGMTSVLDIPLTVKIRTGVQQNCNIAHKLIPEMKKWGVSLVTLHGRSREQRYTKSADWEYIDTCSKLAAPVPLFGNGDILSYEDAMKARETGVSGIMVARGALIKPWLFTEIKENRHWDISSGERLDILRDFTNYGLEHWGSDTQGVEKTRNFLLEWLSFLCRYIPVGLLERVPQKINERPPFYLGRDYMESLMASQHVDDWIHISEMLLGPVPKNFSFLPKHKANAY; this comes from the exons ATGGAGTCGGCTGTGGAGCAGCAGAGAGGCACAGCGCTCATTAAAGAGCA GTTCCTCACCACTAAAGACAAGTTCCATGAGTTTCTGGCGTCGGGCCGGCCGCGTCCCAGCAGAGATGAAGCAGACGGAGACTCGGAGGAACCCTCGGGAGAACCAGAGAAGAAGAAGGTCAAGCTGGACAGAGAAGACGACgagaagcagaagaagaagaaaatgagaGGACAGAATAAATCCAGACCTCACATCAAACCTCAGAGCTATGAAGAGAGACGTCTGTGTCCCTCCATCGTCCAG GAGCGAGACACGAAGTGCTTCTACGGAGATAAATGCCGCTTCCTGCACGACGTGAGCGAGTACCTGTCCAGTAAAGCGCAGGATCTGGGCGATCAGTGTCCCCTGTTCAACAGCTTCGGCTGGTGTCAGTACGGACTCACCTGCAGGTTCTCTAAAGCTCACACCAGCCCCGAGCTGAAGAACCTGAGGAACCAGGATGTGTGCGGACGCTCCACAGACACCGTCACCAACCTCCTGGACAAAGACCTGCAGAGACGCCTGCGGAAGAAGCAGGAGCGCTTCCCCGGAGCCGAGGCGTTCCTGAAGAGCGTGGGCCGCGGAGAGAAACCTGCTGCTCCCGGAGCGGACACAACG GACGCTGCTGTTCCTCCGGTGAAGACGCTGGGGCCGATCACAGACGCTGACATCTTCAAGCTGCGCCCGTCTGAAAAGAAACAG GTGGACTTCAGAGACAAGCTGTATCTGGCTCCTCTCACTACG tgTGGGAACCTGCCGTTCAGGCGCGTGTGCAAGCGCTTCGGAGCAGACATCACGTGTGGAGAGATGGCCATGTGCACGAACCTGCTGCAGGGTCAGACGTCTGAATGGGCTCTGCTCAAGAGACACGCTTCTGAAGATGTGTTCGGCGTTCAG CTGGAAGGCTGTTTTCCGGACACGATGACCCGATGTGCCGAGCTGCTCAATCAGTACGTCGATGTGGATTTTGTGGATATAAACTCGGGCTGCCCCATCGACCTCGTTTACAAGAAG GGCGGAGGATGTGGCCTCATGACACGAACCAGCAAGTTTGAGCAGATCGTGAGGGGCATGACCTCT GTGCTGGACATTCCTCTCACGGTTAAGATCCGCACCGGAGTCCAGCAGAACTGTAACATCGCACACAAGCTGATCCCTGAGATGAAGAAGTGGGGCGTGTCGCTCGTCACG TTACACGGCAGATCACGCGAACAGCGTTACACGAAGTCGGCTGACTGGGAATACATCGACACCTGCTCAAAACTGGCCGCTCCCGTACCATTGTTCG GTAACGGAGATATCCTGTCGTATGAAGACGCAATGAAGGCCAGAGAGACTGGAGTGTCTGGGATCATGGTGGCCAG GGGTGCGCTGATCAAGCCGTGGCTCTTCACTGAGATCAAGGAGAACAGACACTGGGACATTTCCTCCGGAGAGCGTCTGGACATCCTGCGAGACTTCACCAACTACGGCCTCGAGCACTGGGGCTCCGACACGCAGGGCGTCGAGAAGACACGCAACTTCCTGTTGGAGTGGCTCTCCTTCCTGTGCAG GTATATTCCTGTGGGTCTGTTGGAGCGCGTCCCGCAGAAGATCAACGAGCGTCCGCCGTTCTACCTGGGCCGAGATTACATGGAGTCTCTGATGGCCAGCCAACACGTGGACGACTGGATCCACATCAG TGAGATGCTGTTGGGTCCCGTACCTAAAAACTTCAGTTTTCTGCCCAAACACAAAGCAAACGCTTATTAA
- the dus3l gene encoding tRNA-dihydrouridine(47) synthase [NAD(P)(+)]-like isoform X1, whose amino-acid sequence MCGPSLHWQVCVCRCVLRMESAVEQQRGTALIKEQFLTTKDKFHEFLASGRPRPSRDEADGDSEEPSGEPEKKKVKLDREDDEKQKKKKMRGQNKSRPHIKPQSYEERRLCPSIVQERDTKCFYGDKCRFLHDVSEYLSSKAQDLGDQCPLFNSFGWCQYGLTCRFSKAHTSPELKNLRNQDVCGRSTDTVTNLLDKDLQRRLRKKQERFPGAEAFLKSVGRGEKPAAPGADTTDAAVPPVKTLGPITDADIFKLRPSEKKQVDFRDKLYLAPLTTCGNLPFRRVCKRFGADITCGEMAMCTNLLQGQTSEWALLKRHASEDVFGVQLEGCFPDTMTRCAELLNQYVDVDFVDINSGCPIDLVYKKGGGCGLMTRTSKFEQIVRGMTSVLDIPLTVKIRTGVQQNCNIAHKLIPEMKKWGVSLVTLHGRSREQRYTKSADWEYIDTCSKLAAPVPLFGNGDILSYEDAMKARETGVSGIMVARGALIKPWLFTEIKENRHWDISSGERLDILRDFTNYGLEHWGSDTQGVEKTRNFLLEWLSFLCRYIPVGLLERVPQKINERPPFYLGRDYMESLMASQHVDDWIHISEMLLGPVPKNFSFLPKHKANAY is encoded by the exons ATGTGCGGGCCGAGTCTTCACTGGCAGGTG tgtgtgtgcaggtgtgtgttGAGGATGGAGTCGGCTGTGGAGCAGCAGAGAGGCACAGCGCTCATTAAAGAGCA GTTCCTCACCACTAAAGACAAGTTCCATGAGTTTCTGGCGTCGGGCCGGCCGCGTCCCAGCAGAGATGAAGCAGACGGAGACTCGGAGGAACCCTCGGGAGAACCAGAGAAGAAGAAGGTCAAGCTGGACAGAGAAGACGACgagaagcagaagaagaagaaaatgagaGGACAGAATAAATCCAGACCTCACATCAAACCTCAGAGCTATGAAGAGAGACGTCTGTGTCCCTCCATCGTCCAG GAGCGAGACACGAAGTGCTTCTACGGAGATAAATGCCGCTTCCTGCACGACGTGAGCGAGTACCTGTCCAGTAAAGCGCAGGATCTGGGCGATCAGTGTCCCCTGTTCAACAGCTTCGGCTGGTGTCAGTACGGACTCACCTGCAGGTTCTCTAAAGCTCACACCAGCCCCGAGCTGAAGAACCTGAGGAACCAGGATGTGTGCGGACGCTCCACAGACACCGTCACCAACCTCCTGGACAAAGACCTGCAGAGACGCCTGCGGAAGAAGCAGGAGCGCTTCCCCGGAGCCGAGGCGTTCCTGAAGAGCGTGGGCCGCGGAGAGAAACCTGCTGCTCCCGGAGCGGACACAACG GACGCTGCTGTTCCTCCGGTGAAGACGCTGGGGCCGATCACAGACGCTGACATCTTCAAGCTGCGCCCGTCTGAAAAGAAACAG GTGGACTTCAGAGACAAGCTGTATCTGGCTCCTCTCACTACG tgTGGGAACCTGCCGTTCAGGCGCGTGTGCAAGCGCTTCGGAGCAGACATCACGTGTGGAGAGATGGCCATGTGCACGAACCTGCTGCAGGGTCAGACGTCTGAATGGGCTCTGCTCAAGAGACACGCTTCTGAAGATGTGTTCGGCGTTCAG CTGGAAGGCTGTTTTCCGGACACGATGACCCGATGTGCCGAGCTGCTCAATCAGTACGTCGATGTGGATTTTGTGGATATAAACTCGGGCTGCCCCATCGACCTCGTTTACAAGAAG GGCGGAGGATGTGGCCTCATGACACGAACCAGCAAGTTTGAGCAGATCGTGAGGGGCATGACCTCT GTGCTGGACATTCCTCTCACGGTTAAGATCCGCACCGGAGTCCAGCAGAACTGTAACATCGCACACAAGCTGATCCCTGAGATGAAGAAGTGGGGCGTGTCGCTCGTCACG TTACACGGCAGATCACGCGAACAGCGTTACACGAAGTCGGCTGACTGGGAATACATCGACACCTGCTCAAAACTGGCCGCTCCCGTACCATTGTTCG GTAACGGAGATATCCTGTCGTATGAAGACGCAATGAAGGCCAGAGAGACTGGAGTGTCTGGGATCATGGTGGCCAG GGGTGCGCTGATCAAGCCGTGGCTCTTCACTGAGATCAAGGAGAACAGACACTGGGACATTTCCTCCGGAGAGCGTCTGGACATCCTGCGAGACTTCACCAACTACGGCCTCGAGCACTGGGGCTCCGACACGCAGGGCGTCGAGAAGACACGCAACTTCCTGTTGGAGTGGCTCTCCTTCCTGTGCAG GTATATTCCTGTGGGTCTGTTGGAGCGCGTCCCGCAGAAGATCAACGAGCGTCCGCCGTTCTACCTGGGCCGAGATTACATGGAGTCTCTGATGGCCAGCCAACACGTGGACGACTGGATCCACATCAG TGAGATGCTGTTGGGTCCCGTACCTAAAAACTTCAGTTTTCTGCCCAAACACAAAGCAAACGCTTATTAA